One Vitis riparia cultivar Riparia Gloire de Montpellier isolate 1030 chromosome 4, EGFV_Vit.rip_1.0, whole genome shotgun sequence genomic window carries:
- the LOC117913643 gene encoding NAC domain-containing protein 2-like, protein MNLLELGEDASLQTAPQEVQNNHSEYGKHFDLNSLPPGYRFNPTDAEIIVFYLRKKVDHQPLPPNKIIEVNLYAYDPEELAARYKPSGNGEWFYFTPRDKKYRNGQRPNRSVGGGYWKATGADKEIKFEDRTVGYRKVLVFYRGSAPKGVKTNWIMHEFRVAEPPPEPPRRTGVNDMRLDECVLCKVYKKDERVSKRSRHESGVDESGPSRSKIPRLDRNPNPNEANNQHTVGGGMDSGEDRNSYQYNQNINSHQALQNQQQLQQPIIQMPSANAVFSQDNLQVLPPAGTDVSFHGHNSNLMQSMEYPFPDHSWGMYSEFDNTGFASTMNLNPGYVTGVNIGNANLDSTTDYKMPSLNPIRSANFSSPRLW, encoded by the exons ATGAATCTTTTAGAACTTGGTGAGGATGCAAGTCTACAAACAGCACCACAAGAAGTGCAGAATAATCATAGTGAATATGGAAAGCattttgatcttaattctttaccACCAGGGTATAGATTTAATCCCACCGATGCAGAGATAATAGTTTTCTACTTGAGAAAGAAGGTTGATCATCAACCATTGCCACCGAACAAGATCATAGAAGTCAATCTCTATGCTTATGATCCTGAGGAACTTGcag CGAGATACAAGCCGTCTGGGAATGGTGAATGGTTCTATTTCACGCCAAGGGACAAGAAATATCGGAATGGGCAACGTCCCAATAGGTCAGTCGGAGGTGGATACTGGAAGGCCACCGGAGCTGATAAAGAGATCAAATTTGAGGATCGAACGGTGGGGTACCGGAAGGTTTTAGTCTTCTACCGAGGAAGTGCACCTAAAGGAGTCAAAACCAACTGGATCATGCATGAATTCAGAGTTGCTGAACCTCCTCCAGAGCCTCCAAGAAGAACTGGTGTCAATGATATGAGG TTGGATGAATGTGTTCTATGCAAAGTCTATAAGAAAGACGAAAGGGTCAGCAAAAGATCACGGCATGAGTCTGGGGTTGATGAATCAGGCCCATCACGCTCTAAGATTCCAAGACTCGACCGCAACCCTAATCCTAATGAGGCCAATAATCAGCACACAGTTGGTGGTGGAATGGATTCCGGAGAAGATAGGAATAGTTACCAATATAATCAGAATATTAATAGTCATCAGGCTCTCCAAAATCAACAGCAACTGCAACAGCCTATTATTCAAATGCCCAGTGCAAATGCTGTGTTTTCCCAGGACAACCTTCAAGTTCTTCCTCCGGCTGGAACTGATGTTTCTTTCCATGGCCACAACAGCAACCTGATGCAATCCATGGAATACCCATTTCCCGATCATTCATGGGGCATGTACAGTGAGTTTGACAACACGGGCTTTGCTTCGACTATGAATTTGAACCCAGGCTATGTGACAGGAGTCAACATTGGTAATGCCAACTTAGATTCAACTACAGACTATAAAATGCCTAGCTTGAACCCAATCCGATCAGCAAATTTTTCTTCCCCCAGACTTTGGTGA